The nucleotide window CCCGTCCTGTGAGCCGCAGAGATCGCAGGGGATGATCGGAAACGCCATGGCATCGGAGAAGCGCTGCAAATCCTCCTCGGCGCAATAGATCAGCGGGCGCAGCACTTCGAGATCGCCCTCGTCATTGACCAGCTTTGGCGGCATGGCCGCAAGCTTGCCGCCATGGAAGAGGTTCATGAAGAAGGTTTCGAGACTGTCGTCGCGATGGTGGCCAAGCACCAGCGCCGTGCACCCCTCCTCGCGCGCGATGCGATAGAGATTGCCGCGCCGCAGCCGCGAGCAGAGCGAACAATAGGTCGCGCCAGCCGGCAGCTTGTCGGTGACGATAGAATAGGTGTCCTGATATTCGATGCGATGCTCGACGCCGAGGCCGGTCAGGAATTCGGGCAGGATATGTTTGGGAAAGTTCGGCTGGCCCTGGTCGAGATTGCAGGCGAGCAATTCGACCGGCAACAGGCCGCGCCACTTGAGGTCGAGCAGCAGCGCCAGCAGGCCGTAGCTGTCCTTGCCCCCGGAAAGGGCGATCAGCCATTTCTCGCCCGGCCGCACCATGGCGAACTTGTCCAGCGCCTCGCGGGTGTTGCGGATGAGGCGCTTCCTGAGCTTGTTGAACTCTACCGAGCGCGGCGCATGGGCATAGATCGGATGGGCGCCGGTATCGGCGTCCTCGTCTTGCGTGGCGGGGGCTTCCATCACCGCGGACATGGCGAAACTCTCATTTGAACGGTCGCGTAGCTGATAACGCGACAAGGGCGCAATGGAAAGACCGGCCAAGGGCGCGAAACCTTACCAAAGCTTAACTTCCCGTCCTTGTTTAATCCCATTTGCCACAGTTAGATGACATCATCTTCCTGACACCCTGGAGTCTCCCGGTGTTCCGCTCCTTCTTTCCCGATCCAAAGCTCTTCTTTACCGCCGCCCTAGGCTGGGCCATCCTCACCATGGCAATCTGGTTCCTGGCTGGCGATGCCATAGGGAGCCTGATCAGCCTCGGGCCGGTCCTCGGCCAGATGCCCACCGAGGCCGACCCCGATGTGTTCCTGACCCCCGACAAGGTCTGGCTCTATCAATATGTGCTGATGGCCGGATATCTGTTCTGCATTCCCTGGTACTGGATCGGTAATAATCGCCGCTGGTACTGGTGGTCAGTGGTGGGCACCGTCACCATTGTCGAAGTGGTGTTCTTCGACGTGCAGATCGGCGCCTGGATGAACGCCTGGTATGGCGAGTTCTACAATATGTTCCAGGGCGCCCTGACCAATCCGGGCAGCGTGTCGCTGGAAGAAATCTACGGCGAACTCTCCACCGTGCTTTACGTGCTTGTGCCGCGCATCGCGGTTCTAGTGCTCAATGCCTTCTTCATTGCCCATTATCTGTTCCGCTGGCGGCGGGCGATGACCTTTTTCTATATGAGTCACTGGCCCAAGCTGCGCGGTGTCGAAGGCGCGTCCCAGCGTATCCAGGAAGATACCCAGCGCTTTGCCAATATCGTGGAGGGCCTGGCCGTTGCACTGGTCAGCTCGGTCATGACCCTCCTGGTCTTCCTGCCCCTGCTCTGGGACTTGTCGCAGAACATCACCGAATTGCCGCTGATCGGTCCTGTCGATGGCAGCCTTGTCTGGGTGGCCCTGATGTCGGCCATCGCCGGCACAGTGCTGCTGGGTCTGGTCGGCATCAAGCTACCGGGCCTCGAATTCCAGAACCAGCGCGTAGAGGCGGCGTTCCGCAAGGAGCTGGTCTATGGCGAGGATAACCATCAACGCGCCCGGCCACTCAGCACTAAGGAATTCTTCCTCGGTGTACAGCGCAATTATTTCCGGCTTTACGGGCACTACCTCTATTTTAACGTGGCACGCTATGTGTACCTCCAGGGCGCCAATTTCGTGCCGCTGATTGCAATGTCGCCCTCGATTGCCGCCGGCGCATTGACGCTTGGCCTGTTCCAGCAGGTCAGCAATGCCTTTGGACAGGTGGAAGACTCCTTCCGGTTCCTGGCCAATAGCTGGACGACGATCATCTCGCTGATCTCGGTCTACAAACGCCTGCGCACCTTCGAGGCCAATATTCCGCACGACGCGGTCTCGGGCGTCGATTATGACGATCCGCGTTATGTCGGCACGGATGAAGAGTTCGAGCCGTTACCTAGCGATCGCGATGGCGGCGCCGAAGGGCTTCCCGCAGGGATCTGAGCAAAAGGGCCGCTCTAACAAGCGGCCCTTCCATTTGCGCTCAGGTCACCAGCGTAACATAGCCTTCCGGGCTAATCGGCCAGGCCGGATTCCAGGCGACTTCCCAGGCATGGCCATCGGGATCGGCGACATAACCGCGATACCCGCCATGCGGCGGCGCATCCGCCGGACGGATCAGGGTGCCACCGGCGTCGAGCAATTGCTGCATTAGTGGCTCGACCTGCGCCTGTTCGCGCACATTATGGGCCAGGGCATAGGCGCCCGGCCCGGCCGCCAGGCCCTGGCGGCCCATATCCGTTTCTAAAGCGCTTTGCAGGAACAACCCGAGGACGAAGCCGTTCATCTGATAAAAGACAATCTCCGGATTCTCGAAGGCAAGTTTCCACCCGAAACCATTGGCGTAAAAGCGTTTTGCGCGCTCAAGGTCAGTACTACCAAGGGTCATGACGGCCATTTGCTGTTGCATTTTCCAGTACCTTTCGTTCGCCACGCATCTAGCGCAGACGGTGAAGGCCACGGGACTCAATGCCAAGAGGCACGGCCAGGACCCGCTCACGCGGGGGCCGGGCTAACCGCACCAGCCTCTCCTTTTCTGACGCCATTAGGATAGCGGATTCGTCCGCCCCGGGCACAATAAAAAGGGCCGCTCCCAAGGAGCGGCCCTTCCAATTCGGTGGTGTCGAACCCGCGGATTAACGCGAGTAGAATTCGACGACCAGGTTCGGTTCCATCTGGACCGGATAGGGCACGTCCGACAGGGCCGGGACGCGGACATAGGTCGCAACCATCTTGTTGTGGTCGACTTCCACATAGTCCGGAACGTCGCGCTCGGCGAGCTGAACGGCTTCGAGAACCACGGTGAGCTGCTTGGAGCGCTCACGGATTTCGATCTTGTCGCCGATCTTGACCTGGTAGGACGGAATATTGACGCGCTTGCCATTGACCAGGATGTGGCCGTGGGACACGAACTGGCGGGCAGCGAACACGGTCGGCACGAACTTGGCGCGGTAGACGATGGCGTCCAGACGGCTTTCGAGCAGGCCGATCAGGTTTTCACCAGTATCGCCCTTGCGGCGGTTGGCTTCGTCATAAAGACGGCGGAAACCCTTTTCGGTGATCGAGCCATAATAGCCCTTGAGCTTCTGCTTGGCGCGCAGCTGCAGACCATAGTCCGAGAGCTTGCCCTTGCGGCGCTGGCCATGCTGGCCCGGGCCATAGGCACGAGCGTTCAGCGGGGACTTGGGACGGCCCCAGATGTTTTCGCCAAGGCGGCGGTCAATCTTGTACTTTACGGAATGACGCTTCGACATCGCGTATCCTTTTCATCACGTTTGAATGGATCGCGCCCTCCTCTGCCCTGGCTTTCACCAGGACCGACAGACTCCCTATAGAGAATCCCGGGTGCGCCTATGGGCCGGTTGGCCGGAATAGGTGGGCGCGTCATAGAGGCCAGAAGCAGGCGAGTCAAGCCAATGGGACTTTTCCCAAGCTTCGACGCGCCCCAAAGCTCTGCTAGACTGCGCGCCAGACAGGCATCGGAGGCAACGATGGCAGTGGATCTGGGCAGCATCAAGTTCTACCTCGGCCCACGCGACGTCGACCCATCGGGCCCCAATAGCACGCTCGACGATCTCGAGGCCGTCATAGTCGACTTTATCGCCGGCGCCGAAAAATCGCTCGATATCGCCGTACAGGAACTCGACAATCAGCCCATTGCCGAGGCGATCGTGGAAGCGCAACTGCGCGGCGTGCGGGTCCGCATTATCTCCGAAGCCGACTATCTGGTGGAGGACAAGCCCGCCGCCAATCCCTTCACATCCAGCCTCACGCTCGGCCAGGAGAAAAACCGGCTGATCCAGATGGCTCTGCTGCGCGCCAGCGCCTGGGTCAGGACCGATTTCAACCCGGAAATCTTCCACCAGAAATTCATCATTCGCGACGGCCAGGCGGTGCTGACCGGCTCGGCCAACTTCACCGACACCGATACCCATAAGAACCTCAATGCCATTCTCACGGTTGAGGATGTGGAAGTCGCCAAGGAGTTCTCGCGCGAATATACCGAGTTACGACGCGGCCAGTTCGGCCGCTATTCGGTGGCCCCGCCAGCAGCGGGCGGACATACCATTCGGCCCAAGGAGCTGCTTGTGGGCGACGTGCGGGTCAAAGTGTGTTTCGCGCCCGATCATGGTCCGGAAATGGAAATCATGAAGCAGATGCTCAAAGCCCGCGAACGCATCGATTTTGCCATTTTCACCTTTTCCGGCTCATCGGGCATCGACGACACCATGCTCAGCATTCACGAGCGGATAAGGCTGCGCGGGCTGATCGACCGCACCCAGGGTGGCAGCAAATATGCGCCGACCAAGGCCCTGGCCGCCGCCGGCATCGAAATGGTCTTTGTCGGCGGCAATCGCAAAGGCATCCGCAAGCTGCACCACAAGATGATGGTGATCGACGACAGCCTGACCATTTTGGGCAGCTTCAACTACACCCAGCCGGCCAATCTCTATAATGACGAGAACATTGTCGTGCTCGGCGACCTGGAGAATCCCACACCCGGCCAAAAGGCCATTGCTATGGCGGCGCGCAAGGAAATCGACCGCATGGCCGAAGTCCACGGATCGCCCGTGCCGGTGCCTGGGCTCGGCTGATCAGGCCATGCGCTTGTCGATATGCCGCTGCTCGCGCAATTGCGGGAAGATGCGGCTCCAGATGACGGCCACAGCCATGGCGCCGAACCCACCCAGGACCACCGCCGGCACCGGACCGATCAGATGCGCCACTGTACCGGCGCGGAACTCGCCCAATTCGTTCGACGCCCCGATAAAGACGGAATTGACCGCGTTGACCCGGCCGCGCACCTCTTCAGGCGTCCAGAGCTGCATAATGGTCTCGCGGATAGTGACGCTGACCATGTCGGCAGCGCCGACCAGGGCCAGCGCCGGAATGGACACCCAGACCGTCGTGGAAAAGCCGAAAAGAACGGTGAAGGCGCCGAACAGGCCCACAAACAGGAACAGCACCTTGCCGGCATGGTCGCGCACCGGAAAGCGCGTCAGATAAAGCGCCATGACAATGGCCCCCAGGCCCGGCGCGGCGCGCAGCAGCCCCAGCTCGGTCGGCCCGGCATTGAGAATATCCTTGGCATAGATCGGTAGCAGCGCCACGGCGCCGCCCATCAGGACGGCAAACATATCGAGCGAGATGGCGCCCAGCACCACCTTGTTGGAAAAGATATAGCGGAAGCCGCCGAACATGGTTTCCAGGCTCGTGGCCTGATGCGACTCACGTTTGGCTGGCCGGGGGATCAGCAGCACGGTCACCACTGCGCAAACCAGCAATGCTGCGCCCGTGCCGAAGGCGAAGCTGGGCGCTATGCCATAGAGCAGGCCACCGACGGCCGGGCCGGTAATCGAGGCGAATTGCCAGGCCGAGGCATTGACGGTGATGGCATTGGAAAGCGCTTCGGTCGGCACCAGATTGGGCGCCAGCGATTGCGCCGCGGGGCCCCAGAAGGCCCGGGCCGTACCGAGCACCACCAGGATGACAAAGATCGGCCAGACCTCGTGCGCTTCCGCATTGACCAGCAGCAGGAAGCCGATGGCGCAGGCCAGTTCGACCGTGAGGCAGACCGCCATGATGCCGCGCCGGTTGAAGCGATCCGCAGTGAGGCCCGTGACAAGAATGAGCAGCAAGGCGGGCAGAAACAGGCACAGGCCCACAAGCCCGAGCAGGAATGGCTCGCCGGTAACGTCATAGATCTGCCAGGCGATAGACACCGACATGATCTGGACCGCAAAGCTGACCAATAGCGTGGTCAGCCAGAAAAAGCGGAAACCGAGATAGGTGAAGGCGAGCTTGGACGGCTCGGAGGGGGCGGGTGCACTCATGATAGCTGCTCATCGCATTTTGGCGATGAACGGTCAAAGGGGGAGTGTGATCAGATGCGCCATCGTGCGTTGCTTCATCCCAGCCTCAGTCCCTCCCCATCAAGGGGAGGGAGGTGCAGGGCCGAACCGATTGTGTTCATCGTCTCCCTCCCCCTTGTGGGGAGGGATCAAGAGTGGGGGTAACCCAGCAACGGAAAGGCCCTACTCCTCGGTCTTGGTCGCCTTCTTCATCCGATTGGGATTGGGCCGCTCATGGCGGCGGTCGATGGAGGAAATGACGCCGCGCAGGGTGCGGATTTCCTGGCTGGTGAACCGGCCGCGGGTCAGTGCCGTGCGCAGATTGTTGACCATGCTGGGCCGTTTGTCGGGCGTGGTGAAAAACCCCGTCTGGTCCAGCACGCCTTCGAGATGCTCGAACAGGCCCACCAGCTCGTGGCGCGGCGCGGCCTCGGCCAGATTGTCGCCAAAGGGCAGCGCCCGGCCCGCCTCGCTGGTGCGCCGCCACTCATAGGACATCAGCAGCACGGCCTGGGCGATATTGAGCGAGGCAAAGGCGGCCTCGACCGGCAAGGTGACAATGGCATCGGCCATGGCCACTTCTTCATTGAGCAGGCCCCAGCGCTCGCGGCCGAATAACAGCCCGGCCTTCTGCCCGCCGTCGATGTGGCTGGCCATGGCCGAGGAGGCTTCCTCGGGACCAAAAACCTCTTTCTGCATGTCGCGTGAGCGGGCCGTGGTTGCATAGACCAGGGTCAGGTCGCCCATGGCTTCTTCCAGCGTCTCGAAAACCCGCACCCGCTCCAGTACGTGATCGGCCCGCGAGGCGGCGGCAACGGCCTTTTCATTCGGCCAGCCGTCGCGAGGACGCACCAGCCGCATATCCCACAGTCCGAAATTGGCCATGGCCCGTGCCGCCGCGCCGATATTCTCGCCCAATTGCGGTTCGCACAGGATGATCGCCGGACATGGCGCGAGCATGAGGGGTTGAGAACTGTCTGTGCCGGCCATCTGTCATCGATCCGCTGAAATGTGGCGGCGACATAGCCCAATTGCCGCCATTCAGCAAATCAGGCGACGCGAGCCCGTATGGGCAGGTCCTGCACTTTAGCGC belongs to Devosia sp. XK-2 and includes:
- a CDS encoding VOC family protein, producing MQQQMAVMTLGSTDLERAKRFYANGFGWKLAFENPEIVFYQMNGFVLGLFLQSALETDMGRQGLAAGPGAYALAHNVREQAQVEPLMQQLLDAGGTLIRPADAPPHGGYRGYVADPDGHAWEVAWNPAWPISPEGYVTLVT
- the sbmA gene encoding peptide antibiotic transporter SbmA, which produces MFRSFFPDPKLFFTAALGWAILTMAIWFLAGDAIGSLISLGPVLGQMPTEADPDVFLTPDKVWLYQYVLMAGYLFCIPWYWIGNNRRWYWWSVVGTVTIVEVVFFDVQIGAWMNAWYGEFYNMFQGALTNPGSVSLEEIYGELSTVLYVLVPRIAVLVLNAFFIAHYLFRWRRAMTFFYMSHWPKLRGVEGASQRIQEDTQRFANIVEGLAVALVSSVMTLLVFLPLLWDLSQNITELPLIGPVDGSLVWVALMSAIAGTVLLGLVGIKLPGLEFQNQRVEAAFRKELVYGEDNHQRARPLSTKEFFLGVQRNYFRLYGHYLYFNVARYVYLQGANFVPLIAMSPSIAAGALTLGLFQQVSNAFGQVEDSFRFLANSWTTIISLISVYKRLRTFEANIPHDAVSGVDYDDPRYVGTDEEFEPLPSDRDGGAEGLPAGI
- the ttcA gene encoding tRNA 2-thiocytidine(32) synthetase TtcA, giving the protein MSAVMEAPATQDEDADTGAHPIYAHAPRSVEFNKLRKRLIRNTREALDKFAMVRPGEKWLIALSGGKDSYGLLALLLDLKWRGLLPVELLACNLDQGQPNFPKHILPEFLTGLGVEHRIEYQDTYSIVTDKLPAGATYCSLCSRLRRGNLYRIAREEGCTALVLGHHRDDSLETFFMNLFHGGKLAAMPPKLVNDEGDLEVLRPLIYCAEEDLQRFSDAMAFPIIPCDLCGSQDGLQRNVTKAMLNDMEKAMPGRKDVMIRALGNINPSHMLDPRLFDFSALSIKPKDA
- a CDS encoding RNA methyltransferase, with product MLAPCPAIILCEPQLGENIGAAARAMANFGLWDMRLVRPRDGWPNEKAVAAASRADHVLERVRVFETLEEAMGDLTLVYATTARSRDMQKEVFGPEEASSAMASHIDGGQKAGLLFGRERWGLLNEEVAMADAIVTLPVEAAFASLNIAQAVLLMSYEWRRTSEAGRALPFGDNLAEAAPRHELVGLFEHLEGVLDQTGFFTTPDKRPSMVNNLRTALTRGRFTSQEIRTLRGVISSIDRRHERPNPNRMKKATKTEE
- the rpsD gene encoding 30S ribosomal protein S4, whose product is MSKRHSVKYKIDRRLGENIWGRPKSPLNARAYGPGQHGQRRKGKLSDYGLQLRAKQKLKGYYGSITEKGFRRLYDEANRRKGDTGENLIGLLESRLDAIVYRAKFVPTVFAARQFVSHGHILVNGKRVNIPSYQVKIGDKIEIRERSKQLTVVLEAVQLAERDVPDYVEVDHNKMVATYVRVPALSDVPYPVQMEPNLVVEFYSR
- a CDS encoding MFS transporter; the encoded protein is MSAPAPSEPSKLAFTYLGFRFFWLTTLLVSFAVQIMSVSIAWQIYDVTGEPFLLGLVGLCLFLPALLLILVTGLTADRFNRRGIMAVCLTVELACAIGFLLLVNAEAHEVWPIFVILVVLGTARAFWGPAAQSLAPNLVPTEALSNAITVNASAWQFASITGPAVGGLLYGIAPSFAFGTGAALLVCAVVTVLLIPRPAKRESHQATSLETMFGGFRYIFSNKVVLGAISLDMFAVLMGGAVALLPIYAKDILNAGPTELGLLRAAPGLGAIVMALYLTRFPVRDHAGKVLFLFVGLFGAFTVLFGFSTTVWVSIPALALVGAADMVSVTIRETIMQLWTPEEVRGRVNAVNSVFIGASNELGEFRAGTVAHLIGPVPAVVLGGFGAMAVAVIWSRIFPQLREQRHIDKRMA
- a CDS encoding phospholipase D-like domain-containing protein; its protein translation is MAVDLGSIKFYLGPRDVDPSGPNSTLDDLEAVIVDFIAGAEKSLDIAVQELDNQPIAEAIVEAQLRGVRVRIISEADYLVEDKPAANPFTSSLTLGQEKNRLIQMALLRASAWVRTDFNPEIFHQKFIIRDGQAVLTGSANFTDTDTHKNLNAILTVEDVEVAKEFSREYTELRRGQFGRYSVAPPAAGGHTIRPKELLVGDVRVKVCFAPDHGPEMEIMKQMLKARERIDFAIFTFSGSSGIDDTMLSIHERIRLRGLIDRTQGGSKYAPTKALAAAGIEMVFVGGNRKGIRKLHHKMMVIDDSLTILGSFNYTQPANLYNDENIVVLGDLENPTPGQKAIAMAARKEIDRMAEVHGSPVPVPGLG